In Setaria viridis chromosome 5, Setaria_viridis_v4.0, whole genome shotgun sequence, the genomic stretch CCAGCAGCACAGCATTGTGCGGGTGGTCCATACACACAGGGCACCGGACCTCCTCCCACTCTGCAGCCTGCTTTGCTGCGACCGCTGATGCAGCCGCGGAAGACTCCTCTGACCGGCGAGAACAACCACTCCGTCCATGCGACGATGATAAGTACGGTGAGGCACGAGACCGGCGACGGCTCTCATAGGAGGAAACGCGGGAGCTCCTGTCCTTTGGCATAGTTACCTCAAGTCAGTGAGATGCAATGGCTTGttcgaatttttttttctggaatcCAAAGGAAAGCGGCAGAGACAGAACACAGATGCAAGGTTGGTTTCTTTACTCCAAACTCTGAAAAGGAAATCACAataccaagaaaaaaaaaagctttaaTCAGATAACAAGCAACAGCTCCCCGTATCCTCCatcacgcacacacacacacacacacacacacacacacacacacacacacacacacacacacacatatatatatatatgaacaaGGATTAAACAGTTCTGATTTAAACGGTCTTTATCTTCTGCAGAAAAGGGAATTCACTCAATTCGTCACGAAAGCAAACTCTATTTTGTAACGAGTTTCGAAAGCACTCTGATTTAAGGATTTTTTTTACGAAGACTCTTATTCGGAGATTACGCCTCCAGAAGGCGCACGACATAATATCCCGTCCAGTAGTCGTGCACAGCAGGAGCCCTTAGCTACTCCAGATTCCCCAAAAAAACAGACAAGGGCAGCGGCTCCGCATCTGAGGAGACCCCTGAAAATTACCAAGCTCTACGATTCGCTTCACAGGACGGGGTGCTCGCGGACAAAAGCATCTCGCAGAAGTTGATGTCCTCAACTGATCCGCTCGAGAATCCCACAGCGGAgcaaaattcccagtaatcgtGCGCGGAGGCGCAGGTCGCGCCGCCCAACAACGGCCCGGGCCGAATCGGGCGGGGTCAACGCCGGCGACGCCCagatcggcgccggcggcgagaccgCGCCTCCGCTTCGACCGCGGCGCCATGGATGGGGAGTAGGGAGAAGGTTTTACCGTGTccgcgggagccggcggcggtggggtcggaggcagcgccgacggcggcggccggcgggcctAGGATTCGGTCCGGGTCGCGCCGGGTAGACGCCAAGCCACCAGAGAGGGTAGCGATGTGGGGaggggaaaggaggaggaaacgaGACGGGTTGGGTGGTGGCTCGCTCTACTTTATAGGTGGGCGTGACGTGGAAGGTGACGTGGTTGGCTAGGGTTCCCTTCTAGCCGGCTCGGCTCGCCCCCTGCGTCCCTGTCGGCCACTGCGCCGCCTCGTGTGAACCGACCTCACCGTGGGCCGGCGGAGCCGGGCCCGCCTGTCGGCATCGGCGCTCGGCGCCGGAGGGTGGCCCGCGGCCGGTGTGGGCCCGCGCGCGCGGAGTAGGCGTTTGAGGATGACGCGCGGGCCCCGGGAGCGGCGTCGGTTCATCATGAATCATGAGGCGTGATGGGAGAGGCGGAGAGCGAGTGAGGTGACCGACCGACGAGGGAGGTAGAGGCGCCACGTCAGCGACCCGGGTGCTAGTGCAACCTGCCTTCTTCCCCTGCTCCTTGGCCCCGCCTGCTGCGATGGGAACGGGTAAAGCTCGAGTAGAACGCCCATGACATGTGGGCTCCTGTGTTGGAAGGTGGGTCCAGGTAGTGGggcaaatgattttttttcgaaatacGGGGCAAATGATCGGTCGACGATTCGGGCGAGGTGTACGCGTGGGTGAACGCGCATTGGAAATGAGTGGGCGGGGAATAATTTTCGGTGGGTCCCAGCACTCAGGGAAACGAGCGGCACGTAGGAGTGCGGCTGTGCGGGTACGATCGAGGACTCGAGGAGCATTTGAACCGGAGGTAGGAGAGAAGGCAGAGAGCTGAGAGCCTACGACTGGCGTTTGGATGCTTTCTTTTGTTTGAACTTTTCTCCCTCGTCCTGCGCACTAGCCACCAGGCCGCCCATGCGACTGCGGGACTGCCCCTCGTGCTAGTACCTCCGACTCCGAGTTTGATGgccttcaaaattcaaactcacGACCGGAGTCGGGGGCGTGAGTTTCATGGTGACGAGCCGACCTCCCCGTATAACAACGGCACGGTGGCGCAGGAATTTGATGGTCAGCTCCCCACAATTGGCGCAGGGATTTGATGCTCGCTTCTCGCTCATCTGTTGGTGTAAAATACGCTGCAAGTAATATCTGCGGGCAGTTTGCAGTTGGCGAGTTAAAACCCGACCATTTTGCAACGCGTGCTTATGGTTTAGAGTAATGTTTCACAAGTATTTATGACAAAATCGTTATTATGTTTCCAAACTAAGCTACTCATGTGGATCaaactaaggtcctgtttggatacaaactcCTAAAATTTAATAGTGTACTCctcaaattgctagtcctaaagtttagtacatggCTGTTTGGACCTTAGAGGGAAAATATTATTTTTACCCctcaattactcctctaaactaccctgcactgttcacgtcatcaatgcatgcgagggcaataggggtaaagggggacttggagaccacttttaggagaaataggatccattagtaccccttgaccctcctaatgaaaatggccctcctaaagtttaggaatGCACTTTTAGAacccatgtttggatgcacaagtcctaaaagtgtcctaaaagtggacaaggtgtatccaaacaggccctaaggtggtgtttggatcactagttcatgagctaaactttagctcctaaagtttagctcctaaACTTTAATCCTGCTGGGGTGTTCGGATCcatgggctaaaatttagtcttcCTTCAAATAATGACTGATTTGCCCTCATTTATTGGCCCATTGTGCTCTGCTCCAGCCACATCGCCTGCAGCAGCTCGCCGCCTCCCGCATCCTCCGCTCTCCGCCGTGCGCCGCAGGGTCGGCCGGCGCGGACGCTGCCGCCGAGGGCAGCAGAGGATGGCGGAGTCCGACGGCCCCGGCGCGCCACCAACGTCACGCCCGCCCAGCAGCTTCCTGTCGACGAACATCGCTGGCAACGCAacggcctcggcgccggcgctggccggGACGGCCCCGCCCCTCGAGCTTCTTGCACCGCAGTTGGAGGAGGCGGTGCTTCACGCCCGGGCCGCATCAACCCGGCGAGGGCGGCCCCATCTGCAAATGCGGGCGGAGGCCATGGGGGTAGGCGGAGGACGTGGGGCCGACCGGAGGCGGGAGGCTGGTCGGAGGAGGTCGGGTTGGGTGGAGGTGACGGGgtcgggcgggggcgggggctggccggaggaggcggggtcgggcagaggcggcgggccgggtggaggtggcgggccGGCCAGAggaggcggggtcgggcggaggcggcgggcgttggaggcggaggagagagggagtgcgggaggggcaagggaccacgcggaggagagaggaaagggggtAGGGGTGGAACTTGGTCTtagggaccacttttagcccagTTTAAGGTCTctttgggggctaaaattttTAGTCCAAAGTTTAGTTCTTTACCCCTTTTTgcccacctgtttggatcctaagagctaaattttgagctaaaagtgcagaactaaaatttagctcatggATCCAACGAACGCTTCTAGGCCAAAGAAGAGTAACAATATATTTGTTCGAACCCTAACCACTCCTTCCAAATTTTGGTAATGTCCAAATTATGATAATGGCCAAAGCTGCAGTGGCTGTCGGTGGCTGCTATAGCTGCCTGCAACATCAAGCTGTTCCGATCAGGCTAATTGTAGACCAAGTTGTCAGAAATCCCTCAACTGTCTTTGGGGGGAAAAAAATCCTTCAGCTGCCATATATGACATAAAAACTCCATGCGTTGAAATCCTTTTTAGTTTCAAAATATATCTACTTATGATAAGTGCATGACACTTGGCTCCTCCTCTACTTACCATTGATCTTTTGGCAGTCCCCCGCCCCTACTTGAACTTGGCATTGAGGTGCGTTTATGATCTGTACGTTTAAGAGTTCCATGCGAACTCAAGCAAATTTCAACATGGCGGCCTTTACtaaatcaaaatatattttttgaatAGATTGTTCAATAACCCAATATaaagtaaatatattttttagtctatgatttgacaatatgatgctacagtaaatatgtacttaattatgaattaattaggtttaatagattcatcttgtaaATTAGCCTGTAAAAACTTTAGTCCCGTGAACCAAATGGAGCCGGTCTTCTGTCACCAACGTGTGAGCTCTGACACCATCGGGCCCAACATCAGTGACAAAGCCACCGTTGATTTGACCTGCCAGCCAGGTCTCGATTTGCTGTGGATAAACGGGTATTGCATCCAGCTATGCCACTTGACAAATCATTGAGAGTGATATGCAGGCTGGCTATTTTATGGCCCACATGCCTCCAGCACTGCATCCTTCACAAACGAAGATCAGTAAATCTGTTATCAGTACAAATCAGTTCTCTAATGAAGTTCCATAACTCTCTTGTTTAGTAAACTAATTAAGCCAGTAGTTATCTGACGAGTCCTTGAAATGTTTAATCCTGCAGTTTTTTTATCAATCCACATGTAGTTTACTAGTTTTGCAAAACAAAATGTACATCGCAATATAAGAGTTGAAGTTGTTTTTTCTTGTCTTACTGTATTATATGTTGTGGTAGTGCCGTAGTGGAAAGGATTAATGCATCATTTCAAAAAGACGTTAAGCAAAAAAATTTATATGACTATTGGAATTATTATTGACGTCATGCACATGCAACCTTCTATATAGCGGATTTAATTTGTAACTTTGCCAGGTGAGGATGACGGGAAAAGAAACCGTAGTAACTATGGCTAGTTATTACGCCTCATAGtgatttggtaaaaaaaaaactagagaaAAAATATGCACATCCAAAAGCCCTTCATAACTATTTGACACATGCCCATGAGATGTCCATAGCCATTAGGgctttgtttagttgcccaactttaggGTGTCAAaaatactgtagcaacactgtagcgtttcgtttgtatttatgaattattgtccaaatattgactaattaggctcaaaagattcgtctcgcaaagtacaacaaaactgtgcaattagtttttgatttcgtctacatttagtactccatgcatgtaccgcaagtttgatatgatggggaattttttttttacatagtgccaaagttggaattttggagtGCACTAAACATGACCTAGGTCCTACTTCATCATCTATAAGAACCTTCCTACTCTTTCTTTTAATTCGACCTTACTTGCTAAGTCAATTTCTTTGTCGTCATGTTATATTATCATAGTCGAGACTTATACGTGACATACTTGGGCCTTCTAATACAATTGGATTTTAAAATTAGCTTGCTATTTTGGTATGTTCGTACTCCGTcgccctgttcgcttcagcttattcagccggcttatcagccaccgaacagtgttttcctctcacaacaaatcagccgtttcagcttttcagccggcttataagctgaaacgaacaggccCCGTaataaattactattcgttttggctttttctaGATAGATAACCTTTTACTTCGTACCTAggcataatatatatctaggtataTAGCAAAAGTTAAGTattaaaaaagccaaaacaaatagtaatttgagacggatGGAGTATAGATATCAACGCTATGACAAATAGAGGGGCTATTTGGACCTGTAGAGGTTGTGTCGTAGTAGTGTAGCTGTATGTGTGTGGATCGATGCCTCGTGttttaaagtaaaaaaaaaagctatagCTGAGATATTATAGTTAGCTATTTAGAACCTTCGACCTTGTGCACATGTCATGAGACCTAATGCAATGATTTTCAAAAGAACTTACCTCAATTTTGTAATCTTAATCAACATTTTACTAGATCATGTACCTAATTTAGCGatttagaaaaagttaagcaACCATTGAAAATTCGACATTTTAGTGTCATACAAGCATGCAACTTTTTTCTCACTTCAATCTGGTAACGTGCTGTACCTCCACAATTGCGACCTAATATTTCTGTATATCTATAATCAAATATACATATCAGACCACATTATCATCGTGTGCCCTTATCGTTGCCAGTCATTTCATGGGCCTCATAAAGCCTAAAACAAAGCAGCCCGTCGGTCAACTAGGCCTGTCGGAGGAGTTGCGCCCAATGGGCCGAGCACGAGGTAAAAACTAAAGGGAAAAGGGTGTGGACGGGGGCCCGGGTTTTATCAGAACAGTAACCCCTGGCCCTTCTCGCTTCTCGCCCCGCTACCGCTCCGGCTTCCCCGCCCtggtcaccgccgccgtcgtcgccggcgcccatGGCGGCCTCACCGGAGACAGCGGAACCACCAGAGACCTCAGATACGCACTCATCACCACATCCACCTTCTTCTCCCAGACTCCATCCTACTCAAGAGAACCCCTCCCTGACCACCGCTGCTCCACCGGAGATGGCCAATCCCGATCAGTTCACCCCTGTCCCACCACCCCCTGCAGAGCAATCCACGGTGGAGCATTCGGAGGCGGAACCGCTGCCTCCAACGCCGATCGATGAGGCAGAACCGCCGCCTTcgcaccctcctcctccagagGCGGAGCCCGCAGCATCATCTGCTTTTGAAGCGATTCCCACGGAGAAGGTCGCTTCCCCTTCGCCGCTTCCGAAGGACGTGGCAGTTGAGGTCTCTCACGAGGTAGCGGCCTCGGCCCCGTCGCCTTCTCCCTCTCCATCTCCCCAAATCGTTGGGGCCTCACCGGAGGATGCGCCacagccgccgtcgccgccacgtACTCCTCCAGCTACGACCGCACATATCTCCACTGATCCCTCTACTACCGGGGCGACAGCAATGGCGTCCCAGGACCAGGAGGAAGCTGCTCGGCCATCCCTTGCGCCCGAGACGATGGACGCGGACTCGCgcaccgcgcccgcgccgctgaCGCTGCCAATGGAGAGTGGGCCAGAAGGGTTGTTGTCACAGCAGAAGCCGCGTCCACCATCCCCTACGCTATGTGAAAATTTGGAGCCTGCACAACCATCGCCGCAGCCATGCCATCCAGCTGAAAGCACAGACGCCTCACTGGATGCAGCTGTGGATGAGGCAGTGGAAGGGACGCTAGAAAAAGCTGCTGGATCACTGCCTGTGCCAGAGGTAACAAACCGGGACATGGACATCACAACTGGTATGCTTCCAGCATGGGAGATTGGATCAGAAGAAATGCTGTCACAGCAACAGCTGCGACCACCTTGCTTAGAAATAGCGCCTCTGCGAGGTGAAAATCCAAAGTCTGTATGGCCACCACAGCCGCCACCTCCAGCTGAAAGCACATATGGCTGGTCAAATGCAGCGACGAATGAGGCATCAGCTGTGGCTTCAGAAGAAGCTACTGTGTCATTAGAGTTTGGGGCAGAGAGGTCGTTGCAGGAGCCAGTGCAGACATCAAAAACTTCTATATTGGAAGCTGAGCCTTGTTCACCGGAGATGGCTCCTCCAGGGTTTGAAGATTTTAAGTCTCAATGGTTGCCACTGTCGTCTCCTACTCTGGCTGAATCCACACACAATGTGGTACAAGTGGCTGCCATCAATCCTGTGGGCATGACGCCAGATGCAGCAACTGAGTCACTGCCTGCATCGGAGGCCATGGATATGGAGATAAACATATCACCTGGCCTACTCCCACCGTTGAAAAGTAGGGCAGAGGTCCGATCGCTGCAACCACCTCTGGGGTCATGCTCTCCCATGATGGAAGCTGCACCATGTTCACCAGATATGCCACCTCCGGGCTTTGAGAATTGTAAGTCGTCATGGCTACCGCAACCGACTATTCCACCCCTATGTGAAACCACATATGCCTTGCCAGATGTGGCTTCCACCAAGGCAGGGACATCTGTGGAAAAGGCTTGCTCAGTGCTGGCATTGGAGGCAACGGATGTTGAGACAGGCACAGAGCGGTGGCGATTGCCACAGTTGCAGAGTGGAACAGGGGGTTCACTGCAAGAGCCGCTGCCAAGATCACCTTCTCCCACGATGCAAGCTGCACCCTGTTCACTGGATACAGCACCTCCGGGCTTTGAGAATATGAAGGCCATGCATGTGACATCAAAGGGAGCTCCGCAGTCATCTTCTGCATCTGCATTGGAGGCGATGGATTTAGACATGGATGCTGCACCAGCCGTGGCACCATCATCAGAGAGTAAAGCAGGGAAGTCATTGCCACCTGAAACCCCCCTTGTGCCTTCTCATGTAGCACAGCATACGGCCTGTTCACTAAGGATGGCGCCTTCAGGGTCTGAGAATGTGGAGTCCGCACAGCAGCTGCTGCCACCAGCTGCGGTTCTTCCTCCTGATGAGACCCCAGATGCCTTGGCTGATGCAGGGACCAAGACAGTCACAATGGAACAAATGCGTCATCCAGTGTCTGTAACAGGAGCAACGGAAGAAGCAAATGGGTCTATTCTGCCTGCAGCACTGGAAAATGGTTGTGATGACCCATTGCCAAACTTAGAGCCACAAGCATCTCCTGCTGCAGTTCACGCTGCTCCTACATCACCAGAGATAGCTCCTACAAGTTTTGAGAATTCGGAGTCCTTTCAACAGACCTCTCCTTGTCTAGCTGAGACAATAGATCCCTCCGCACATTCATCAGCTACTATGCCTGCGATTGTGAAGTCAAACAAAACGAATCTGCCGTTATCTCCATTGCAGGCTACAGATGCAGACATGGAAAGTGCAACCCGGCAGCAGTCGCCATTGAAGAGCGAAGAGAGGTCACTGCCACAGCCAGAGCAGCATCCATCTTCTCCCTCTGTGAAGAATACTAATTGTTCGCCAGAGGTTGCACCCCCAGGTTATGAAAATCTGGACTCCTCGGAACAGCTACCACTGCCACCGCCTCTTAGCATGAAGTTTGGTCAGTATTTTTCCATCCTTTTGTGGACTTATATTTCTGTTGTGTTGACTTGGTACTTTTGTAGTCATCTATTGGGTTCATGGCTTATGAGAACATACTtaaaggaggggggggggggggggtatgtTCTGTGCTACTATCTTATTGCTCCATTGATATCTCCATATCTTGTACCAGCACACTTGTTCAACAATAACGCACTGGACAAAGATTATCAGTTTACTTACCGCATGCCAAAATATatcctttttttaaaacaaGAAAGGTACTGTAACTAAGCATACCATACCAAGCTGCTGCATGAAGATACGATGAGAAAGCTTTGATACATAAAGCTCAAGCCTGTAGGTACATTGACAATGCCCATGAGAACTTCTCTTTGGGCTCTTTAGAAGCAGGCTTGAGGACAACCCTGGCATCTGCAAGGCCCTTGACCATGATGCTGGACATCTCCATAGGAGATTCCAAAAATAGATCTTAGTTTGAGTTGTGATACCACAGAGCTTATGTGAAGACATGGACCTTTTGTGGAATATGCAATTCGTTTGCTAATTGAGGCactataaaaaaaaaggatattgATTTTACCTTTTAGTCCCTGATAAAATGATTCAGGACATTTTGTCATTATTTTATCAACAAGCCAGTCTCTTTATCAGACAAAAAAGAGGGGAATTGCAGAGTTATGGAAGTTGTGCTGTTTGTTTGCAATTGGAAACTACAATAGTAACATACTTTTCTTtaaggaaaaattaaaagacCAAATCTGTATGGGCAGTATGGTAAACAAGCACTTGCTTTGAGGTTTGATCTAAATTTTTGTGTGTTCATCTTTAAACTACCTACAGATGCTACTATACATTGTATACAGCTCTTCTAAGTCACTATTAGATACAACCATAAAGATGGAATACTATTATGAGTTATGACAGACCCAATTTCGTCATTTGTACAGAATCTGGTTTCTTTGGTTTAGAGGTACATATGGATTGCTTTTTATAAGtggcttgggactgaaaggttTTGATGTTGATTTATTCTTCTAAAAACTA encodes the following:
- the LOC117856049 gene encoding uncharacterized protein, whose amino-acid sequence is MAASPETAEPPETSDTHSSPHPPSSPRLHPTQENPSLTTAAPPEMANPDQFTPVPPPPAEQSTVEHSEAEPLPPTPIDEAEPPPSHPPPPEAEPAASSAFEAIPTEKVASPSPLPKDVAVEVSHEVAASAPSPSPSPSPQIVGASPEDAPQPPSPPRTPPATTAHISTDPSTTGATAMASQDQEEAARPSLAPETMDADSRTAPAPLTLPMESGPEGLLSQQKPRPPSPTLCENLEPAQPSPQPCHPAESTDASLDAAVDEAVEGTLEKAAGSLPVPEVTNRDMDITTGMLPAWEIGSEEMLSQQQLRPPCLEIAPLRGENPKSVWPPQPPPPAESTYGWSNAATNEASAVASEEATVSLEFGAERSLQEPVQTSKTSILEAEPCSPEMAPPGFEDFKSQWLPLSSPTLAESTHNVVQVAAINPVGMTPDAATESLPASEAMDMEINISPGLLPPLKSRAEVRSLQPPLGSCSPMMEAAPCSPDMPPPGFENCKSSWLPQPTIPPLCETTYALPDVASTKAGTSVEKACSVLALEATDVETGTERWRLPQLQSGTGGSLQEPLPRSPSPTMQAAPCSLDTAPPGFENMKAMHVTSKGAPQSSSASALEAMDLDMDAAPAVAPSSESKAGKSLPPETPLVPSHVAQHTACSLRMAPSGSENVESAQQLLPPAAVLPPDETPDALADAGTKTVTMEQMRHPVSVTGATEEANGSILPAALENGCDDPLPNLEPQASPAAVHAAPTSPEIAPTSFENSESFQQTSPCLAETIDPSAHSSATMPAIVKSNKTNLPLSPLQATDADMESATRQQSPLKSEERSLPQPEQHPSSPSVKNTNCSPEVAPPGYENLDSSEQLPLPPPLSMKFEMGQMVCGCCRQLLAYPKGAVHVQCFGCWTINLVLEEHQVGKVYCGECDTLLMYPFGAPAVKCSNCLFVTEIGERNVRPRISTEQSVSPHPQEVVHQS